In one Deltaproteobacteria bacterium genomic region, the following are encoded:
- a CDS encoding P-II family nitrogen regulator, with the protein MKKVEAVIKPFKLDEVKEALSGIGIQGLTVSEVKGFGRQKGHTELYRGAEYVVDFLPKVKLEIIVKDEQVTQVVDTIEKAAKTGRIGDGKIFVMPIEEVVRIRTGERGRDAI; encoded by the coding sequence ATGAAGAAGGTTGAAGCGGTAATCAAGCCGTTCAAGTTGGACGAGGTGAAGGAAGCACTCAGTGGAATCGGCATTCAGGGACTCACCGTCAGCGAGGTAAAGGGGTTCGGCCGCCAGAAGGGCCATACCGAACTCTATCGCGGCGCCGAGTACGTGGTGGACTTCTTGCCCAAGGTGAAGCTCGAGATCATCGTCAAGGACGAGCAGGTCACCCAAGTGGTCGATACCATCGAAAAGGCCGCCAAGACCGGCCGCATCGGTGACGGCAAGATCTTCGTCATGCCGATCGAGGAGGTGGTCCGCATTCGTACCGGTGAGCGAGGGAGGGATGCCATCTAG